The Methyloferula stellata AR4 genome includes a window with the following:
- a CDS encoding GH36-type glycosyl hydrolase domain-containing protein encodes MAVATLALVVAAGAGFAAPLPASAFAAALFGAAGLAVLHIAATGRRPAPMESLFDVVIIGFLAAMRDDRLAIWQIPTQWHDLLGLTPAGFAVVCLFYFLASIHVELRARRHLSWRESLAILLTPILFNLVLSLKTAALMREIGYAATLHMASNSICIALGRILALVVLIETMVGLFGLIIMGRVARTPRLHALLVGTAVLAALTPIIANLPQAMPGFGSTQILVAVAAAALAQAGLWCLTFVLTGVAMDALRGAPPTFIKAYFHAKDGFLKGAIYGGTFMFLLLVAALTLRQPGFTGLVSQQPFLVAAVGGMLLYPLIQTLVASADGTPPFFGRLAVSYRSPRAYWRGLVAGLGVALAFASNLSHEDGGMRFLAAFVIGALAYGGVDFFYDLAMLVTRRRKVLEGWQPYVLGLALGGFVAGALGWYFDAPQIDVVVAKFWAYTDLSYSAAGRPVNDFTVYPWFSKWGMLNLGQVGGGVRLFFDESLSGVINWSIAAPLFGINFFVLEAAFRRSLSPLKRLASGEGFIGLVEQTVRVLRWGLWMAPIINSFLRQSPVPSWYNQDGAVRTIAATTMNIVETPTDFRSWSLSIFTGLLAYDWLRVLIWFDHMGLRVATLVNLTFVGGDRADEAAARFVGHSARARFIPEGIRRFATWTPLLIPFYIPRGAAWDTAWTGAERLRAADVPFPLPVLQLIGFYAGAGLVAGLVASLIVRHWGHRGAAIAPALPFVPEAVLQPRGQFELSSGFMRLTLQPDGRGFTQIEGMVRGGQGVDITRRLTDPLQLRGPFFYLRDMAHQAAWSLGFEPMQIASVDYAASQPKPNLIKLSNRTQGIDAEAEVSLSDDAPVAIWRLRLTDWSGHARHLRLTSYRELALHEPGSYVRDPDFNAMHVQTWFVKPLNAIFGRNRLLHDHRTGRMSQEIFFHAAFVQSGNGRLSGYEDSRTRFIGSGTVRDPDGLGAGNPRDPDDQGSLYTFDPAASLTLDIALEAHGTCELIFIDGHAASESAAAALIADQFGLAPLADQELTALLARPRAPDMPRKAHDAWPFAFSDAGKALHLTPKTPRPWAHLLANHHGHGAVVSNEGEIHSFAGNERQNALTPYNLESVPVSIPGQLIYVVDLETNEADTAGFVPFRRADARYEVTYDLGTAQFRCLRDAVELELTVFTPPEEKAGIRLLTLRNPTGHAKRFRIVPYFEIVLDENSLASRGQIQTERDEETGTLLFSNPTNDFRKGWAFAATSLLNPATEVMRPRFIGGTGRDLTNPIMVETGKPDASCRTDGTRVAAFAGVVEVPAQSAIDIVVVLGQVETRDEACRTAMRLKDVAVAQFALQLTRDTWAKRAGKIHIETNQPEFDRLVNYWLPYQILTSRLWGRTGPNQRGGAFGFRDQLQDVLPLVFSDPALVRRQIVLHAGQQFPEGDVFKWWHEAPNGETGLGQRTRASDPHLWLPYVLTRYIDATGDYGVLDEKLAYLDGPTIPDGVIDLVFAARPSLEVGTVYDHCRRAIDYALTRFGSHGLPLIGTGDWNDSIDVAGLHGKGESVWLGFFLHDVLAGFVELVRMREGEKAAANIHEVMKELKGSLDSVWFGDRYPLAFDDYGNCFDVASAMTAAWPILSGAAGFERGRRALEEALQHLEKDDRILLVTPPFDEHSAPYPGRVVEYPPGVRENGGQYSHGVSWVVDAYIKLAEKAKADGEAVLAEKLTARAFACWVKISPMGKTDGEKLAVYGLAPHQQPADIYDGPGYEGRGGWSWYTGSAARMLSAAYAILGIEMKNGEITVKDDLFAPKGSLQVKSISIDGRVNNKV; translated from the coding sequence ATGGCCGTTGCGACTCTGGCGCTTGTCGTGGCTGCTGGCGCCGGTTTTGCCGCGCCGCTTCCCGCGAGCGCCTTCGCCGCGGCGCTTTTCGGCGCGGCGGGGCTCGCGGTTTTGCATATCGCCGCCACCGGACGCCGGCCAGCTCCGATGGAGAGTCTGTTTGATGTCGTCATCATCGGCTTTCTGGCCGCGATGCGCGACGACAGATTGGCGATCTGGCAAATCCCGACGCAATGGCACGACTTACTCGGCCTGACTCCGGCCGGTTTCGCGGTTGTGTGCCTTTTCTATTTCCTCGCATCGATCCATGTGGAGTTGCGGGCACGCCGGCATTTGTCGTGGCGCGAAAGTCTCGCGATCCTCCTCACCCCAATTCTTTTCAACCTCGTCCTGTCGCTGAAAACCGCCGCACTGATGCGCGAGATCGGCTATGCCGCGACCTTGCATATGGCCTCGAACTCCATCTGCATCGCGCTCGGCCGCATCCTGGCTCTCGTTGTCTTGATCGAAACGATGGTCGGTCTTTTCGGATTGATCATCATGGGACGCGTGGCGCGGACGCCACGGCTTCATGCCTTATTGGTTGGCACCGCCGTGCTCGCGGCCTTGACGCCGATCATCGCCAATCTGCCGCAAGCCATGCCGGGCTTTGGCTCAACGCAGATCCTCGTCGCCGTCGCGGCCGCGGCTTTGGCGCAGGCGGGCCTTTGGTGTCTTACCTTTGTTTTGACGGGCGTTGCCATGGATGCCTTGCGCGGCGCGCCGCCGACTTTCATCAAAGCCTATTTTCACGCCAAGGACGGCTTTCTGAAAGGCGCGATCTACGGCGGCACCTTCATGTTCCTGCTGCTGGTCGCGGCCTTGACCCTGCGCCAGCCAGGCTTCACCGGGCTCGTGTCGCAGCAGCCTTTCCTTGTCGCCGCCGTCGGCGGCATGCTGCTCTATCCGCTGATCCAGACGCTCGTTGCGAGCGCCGATGGGACGCCGCCCTTCTTCGGACGGCTCGCGGTCAGCTATCGCAGTCCGCGCGCCTATTGGCGCGGCCTTGTCGCTGGGCTTGGCGTCGCGCTCGCCTTCGCATCGAATCTGAGCCATGAAGATGGCGGTATGCGGTTTCTCGCCGCGTTCGTGATCGGCGCGCTCGCCTATGGCGGGGTCGATTTCTTCTACGATCTTGCCATGCTGGTCACCCGCCGCCGCAAGGTCTTGGAAGGCTGGCAGCCCTATGTCCTGGGACTTGCGCTCGGCGGCTTCGTCGCCGGTGCGCTCGGCTGGTATTTCGACGCCCCGCAAATCGACGTGGTCGTTGCGAAATTCTGGGCCTATACTGATCTTTCCTACAGTGCTGCCGGACGGCCGGTGAATGATTTCACGGTCTATCCCTGGTTCAGCAAATGGGGCATGCTCAATCTCGGCCAGGTCGGCGGCGGCGTGCGCCTTTTCTTCGATGAATCGCTGTCGGGCGTCATCAATTGGTCGATCGCGGCGCCGCTCTTCGGCATTAATTTCTTCGTGCTCGAGGCCGCCTTCAGGCGCAGCCTCTCGCCCTTGAAACGGCTCGCGAGCGGCGAAGGCTTCATCGGCCTTGTCGAGCAGACGGTCCGGGTGCTGCGCTGGGGCCTTTGGATGGCCCCGATCATCAATTCCTTCCTGCGGCAATCGCCCGTGCCCTCCTGGTACAATCAGGATGGCGCGGTGCGTACGATTGCCGCCACCACGATGAATATCGTCGAGACGCCGACCGATTTCCGGAGCTGGAGCCTTTCGATCTTCACCGGACTTCTCGCCTATGATTGGCTGAGGGTTCTGATCTGGTTCGATCATATGGGCCTGCGCGTCGCGACGCTGGTGAACCTCACCTTCGTCGGCGGCGATCGCGCCGACGAAGCGGCGGCCCGTTTCGTCGGCCATTCGGCCCGCGCGCGATTCATCCCGGAAGGTATAAGGCGTTTTGCGACTTGGACGCCGCTTCTGATCCCCTTCTACATTCCGCGCGGCGCCGCATGGGATACGGCCTGGACCGGCGCCGAGCGGCTGCGCGCCGCCGATGTGCCCTTTCCGCTTCCGGTGCTCCAGCTCATCGGCTTCTATGCGGGCGCCGGTCTCGTCGCCGGTCTTGTGGCGAGCCTTATCGTGCGTCACTGGGGCCATCGCGGCGCGGCGATTGCGCCAGCGCTGCCCTTCGTGCCGGAAGCCGTTTTGCAACCTCGCGGCCAATTCGAACTGTCGTCGGGCTTCATGCGGCTTACTTTGCAGCCGGACGGCCGCGGCTTTACGCAGATCGAAGGCATGGTGCGCGGCGGTCAGGGCGTGGATATAACGCGCCGCCTCACCGATCCGCTGCAATTGCGCGGGCCTTTCTTCTATCTCCGCGATATGGCCCATCAAGCGGCATGGAGCCTCGGCTTCGAGCCGATGCAGATTGCGAGCGTCGATTATGCGGCTTCGCAGCCGAAGCCTAATCTCATCAAGCTGTCCAACCGGACGCAGGGAATAGACGCGGAAGCGGAGGTCTCGCTTTCCGACGACGCGCCGGTTGCGATCTGGCGGCTGCGTCTGACCGATTGGTCGGGCCACGCCCGGCATCTGCGGCTGACGAGCTACCGCGAACTCGCCTTGCATGAGCCGGGCTCCTATGTGCGCGATCCGGATTTCAACGCGATGCATGTGCAGACGTGGTTCGTAAAGCCGCTCAACGCGATCTTCGGCCGCAACCGGCTGCTGCATGACCATCGCACCGGCCGGATGTCGCAGGAGATTTTCTTTCATGCCGCCTTCGTGCAAAGCGGCAATGGACGTCTGTCCGGCTATGAGGATTCGCGGACCCGGTTCATCGGCTCCGGCACGGTCCGCGATCCCGATGGGCTCGGCGCCGGAAACCCGCGCGATCCCGACGATCAAGGCTCGCTTTATACGTTCGATCCCGCCGCGAGCCTGACTTTGGACATAGCGCTCGAAGCGCATGGCACATGCGAGCTTATCTTTATCGACGGTCATGCGGCGAGCGAGAGCGCCGCCGCTGCGCTCATCGCCGATCAGTTCGGGCTCGCGCCTTTGGCCGATCAGGAACTCACGGCGCTTCTTGCAAGGCCGCGGGCGCCCGACATGCCGCGCAAGGCACATGACGCATGGCCTTTCGCCTTCTCGGACGCGGGCAAAGCGCTCCACCTGACGCCGAAGACGCCACGGCCATGGGCACATCTTCTGGCCAATCATCACGGACATGGCGCCGTCGTTTCGAACGAAGGCGAAATCCATTCCTTCGCCGGAAACGAGCGGCAGAATGCGCTGACGCCTTACAATCTTGAATCCGTGCCCGTCTCGATTCCGGGCCAATTGATCTATGTCGTCGATCTTGAAACCAATGAGGCTGACACGGCAGGCTTCGTGCCTTTCCGCCGCGCCGATGCGCGCTACGAAGTGACGTATGATTTGGGAACGGCGCAATTTCGCTGTCTGCGCGACGCCGTCGAATTGGAATTGACCGTCTTTACGCCGCCGGAGGAAAAAGCGGGTATCAGGCTTCTCACCTTGCGCAATCCGACCGGTCACGCGAAGCGCTTCCGCATCGTGCCCTATTTCGAGATCGTGCTCGACGAAAACAGTCTCGCGAGCCGCGGCCAGATCCAAACAGAGCGCGACGAAGAGACCGGCACGCTGCTCTTCTCAAACCCGACAAACGATTTCCGCAAGGGTTGGGCCTTCGCCGCGACGAGCCTGCTCAACCCGGCAACCGAAGTAATGCGGCCGCGCTTTATCGGGGGCACGGGCCGTGATCTGACCAATCCCATCATGGTGGAGACGGGCAAGCCCGACGCGTCCTGCCGCACCGACGGAACCCGGGTCGCCGCCTTCGCGGGTGTCGTCGAGGTTCCGGCGCAAAGCGCCATCGACATTGTGGTCGTGCTCGGTCAGGTTGAGACGCGCGACGAAGCCTGCCGGACGGCGATGCGCCTGAAGGATGTCGCAGTGGCACAATTTGCCTTGCAATTGACGCGCGACACTTGGGCGAAACGCGCCGGCAAGATTCATATCGAGACGAACCAGCCGGAGTTCGACCGGCTGGTCAATTATTGGCTGCCCTATCAGATTCTCACGTCGCGCCTTTGGGGCCGCACCGGCCCGAACCAGCGCGGTGGCGCCTTCGGGTTCCGCGATCAATTGCAGGATGTCCTGCCGCTCGTCTTCTCCGATCCCGCGCTCGTGCGGCGTCAGATCGTGCTGCATGCGGGACAGCAATTTCCGGAAGGCGACGTTTTCAAATGGTGGCATGAGGCGCCGAACGGCGAAACGGGCCTTGGCCAAAGGACGAGGGCGTCCGATCCGCATCTCTGGCTGCCCTATGTCCTCACGCGCTATATCGATGCCACCGGCGACTATGGCGTGCTCGATGAAAAGCTCGCCTATCTCGATGGCCCGACCATTCCAGACGGCGTGATCGATCTCGTCTTCGCCGCGCGCCCGTCGCTCGAGGTCGGCACGGTCTATGATCATTGCCGCCGCGCGATCGATTATGCTTTGACGCGGTTCGGATCGCATGGCCTGCCTCTGATCGGCACCGGCGACTGGAATGACAGTATCGACGTTGCCGGCCTGCATGGGAAAGGCGAAAGCGTCTGGCTCGGTTTTTTCCTGCACGATGTTCTCGCCGGATTCGTGGAGCTTGTCCGCATGCGAGAAGGCGAAAAAGCCGCGGCGAATATTCATGAGGTCATGAAGGAATTGAAGGGCTCGCTCGATTCCGTCTGGTTCGGCGACCGCTATCCCCTGGCTTTCGACGATTACGGCAATTGTTTCGATGTCGCGAGCGCGATGACGGCGGCCTGGCCGATCCTCTCGGGCGCGGCCGGTTTCGAACGCGGGCGCCGCGCACTCGAAGAGGCGTTGCAGCATCTCGAAAAGGATGACCGCATTCTGCTCGTGACGCCGCCTTTCGACGAGCATTCGGCGCCTTATCCCGGGCGCGTTGTCGAATATCCGCCGGGCGTGCGCGAAAACGGCGGCCAATATTCGCATGGCGTGTCCTGGGTCGTCGACGCCTATATAAAGCTGGCCGAAAAGGCCAAGGCGGATGGCGAAGCCGTGCTCGCCGAGAAGCTCACTGCGCGCGCCTTTGCCTGTTGGGTGAAAATTTCGCCGATGGGCAAGACGGACGGCGAGAAGCTCGCGGTCTATGGCTTGGCGCCGCATCAGCAACCGGCCGATATTTACGACGGTCCCGGTTATGAGGGGCGCGGCGGCTGGAGCTGGTACACGGGATCGGCCGCGCGCATGCTGTCGGCTGCCTATGCGATCCTCGGTATCGAGATGAAGAACGGCGAGATCACCGTGAAGGATGATCTCTTCGCGCCGAAGGGATCCTTGCAGGTGAAATCGATCAGCATCGATGGACGGGTGAATAACAAAGTTTAG
- a CDS encoding lytic murein transglycosylase yields MIRFAAWALLLSTVPAFAGFQECLGELRAKAASAGVSARTIESATRDLTFDPDLLAFETAQPEFQTKIWDYLAGLVDDERVNDGRAQMHQWAHALSVASSRYGVDAAVIAAVWGVESNFGQNFGKRPIIQSLATLSCEGRRQSYFRGEFISALKILDAGDVDPNKFMGSWAGAFGHTQFMPSTFLRIAVDLDGDGRRDLIGSVPDALGSTANYLHKAGWVAGLPWGYEVRLPEHYAGPSGFKHKEPMSAWAARGITRIDGSPLGEGAAGLLLPAGPEGPAFLVTRNFNAIFAYNASESYVLAVSLLSDRLKGLPGVRTPWPTNDPGLSRAQRRELQALLIKRGYDLDGKMDGVIGTKTRAAIIDFQTRAGLPAHGRASASVLAALQGR; encoded by the coding sequence ATGATTCGCTTTGCCGCCTGGGCTTTGTTGCTCTCGACCGTTCCCGCCTTCGCCGGGTTTCAGGAATGCCTTGGCGAATTGCGGGCGAAGGCTGCGAGCGCGGGCGTCTCGGCCAGGACGATCGAGTCGGCGACGCGCGATCTGACCTTCGATCCCGATCTGCTTGCCTTCGAGACGGCGCAGCCCGAATTCCAGACGAAGATTTGGGATTATCTGGCAGGCCTCGTCGATGACGAGCGCGTCAATGACGGCCGGGCTCAGATGCATCAATGGGCGCATGCACTTTCCGTTGCAAGCAGCCGCTACGGCGTCGATGCCGCCGTCATAGCGGCGGTCTGGGGCGTCGAATCCAATTTCGGCCAGAACTTCGGCAAGCGGCCCATCATCCAGTCGCTCGCGACTTTGTCTTGCGAAGGCCGGCGGCAGTCCTATTTTCGCGGCGAATTCATTTCGGCCTTGAAAATTCTCGATGCTGGCGATGTCGATCCGAATAAATTCATGGGCTCATGGGCCGGCGCCTTCGGCCATACGCAATTCATGCCCTCGACCTTTCTGCGCATCGCGGTCGATCTCGATGGCGATGGCCGCCGCGATCTGATCGGTTCCGTGCCGGATGCTTTGGGCTCCACAGCCAATTATCTGCATAAGGCCGGCTGGGTTGCAGGCCTGCCCTGGGGCTATGAAGTGCGCCTGCCGGAGCATTATGCCGGGCCATCCGGGTTCAAGCATAAAGAGCCCATGTCGGCCTGGGCCGCGCGCGGCATTACGCGCATCGACGGATCGCCTCTCGGCGAAGGGGCCGCCGGACTATTGCTGCCGGCCGGTCCGGAAGGCCCGGCCTTTCTCGTGACGCGCAATTTCAACGCGATCTTCGCCTACAATGCTTCCGAGTCTTACGTCTTGGCCGTTTCTCTTCTTTCGGACAGGCTGAAGGGACTGCCGGGCGTGCGCACTCCTTGGCCGACGAATGATCCGGGCCTGTCGCGCGCGCAAAGACGGGAATTGCAGGCGCTTTTGATCAAGCGCGGCTATGATCTCGACGGCAAAATGGATGGCGTGATCGGCACCAAGACCCGCGCGGCCATCATCGATTTCCAGACTAGAGCGGGCCTGCCCGCGCATGGCAGGGCAAGCGCATCCGTTCTCGCAGCCTTGCAAGGGCGTTAA
- a CDS encoding cell division protein FtsX, whose amino-acid sequence MSIRKLSLEKMLDDADDAAQVRNGLKRDMPLVPATSIAGRALVTVIAIMTFLASLTAGAAMLIAEQSQDWRQSISREMTIQVRPIVGRDLEAETAKAVEVARSFPAIADVRAYTKAESEALLQPWLGAGLDLSELPVPRLIVLKLNSGALLDTSALRQALADKVAGATLDDHRLWLSRLAVMAKTVVVAAVLIFLLVLVAMMLAVGFATRGAMAGNREIIEVLHFVGAADQFISRQFQSHFFRLGLRGGGIGGGSAILVFLVLGTLSSWWRATPGGDQIEAMFGSFGLELKGYVLIALIAAGIAVTTGFVSRVIVFRHLRRLS is encoded by the coding sequence ATGAGCATTCGCAAGCTCAGTCTCGAAAAAATGCTGGATGACGCCGACGACGCGGCGCAGGTGCGCAATGGCTTGAAGCGCGACATGCCTTTGGTGCCGGCGACCTCTATCGCTGGCCGCGCGCTCGTGACCGTCATCGCCATCATGACATTTCTGGCGTCGCTCACCGCGGGTGCCGCGATGCTGATCGCCGAACAGTCGCAGGATTGGCGGCAATCCATCTCGCGCGAGATGACGATTCAAGTGCGCCCGATCGTCGGCCGCGACCTCGAAGCCGAGACCGCCAAGGCTGTCGAGGTTGCACGATCGTTTCCGGCGATCGCCGATGTGCGCGCCTATACGAAGGCCGAGTCCGAAGCGCTTCTGCAACCCTGGCTCGGCGCCGGGCTCGATCTTTCCGAACTGCCGGTGCCGCGCCTCATCGTTTTGAAACTCAATTCCGGTGCGCTGCTTGACACAAGTGCCTTGCGTCAGGCTTTGGCCGACAAGGTGGCAGGCGCGACTCTCGATGATCACCGTCTGTGGCTGAGCCGTCTCGCAGTTATGGCGAAGACCGTGGTCGTCGCCGCCGTGCTGATCTTCCTGCTTGTGCTTGTCGCGATGATGCTCGCCGTCGGCTTTGCGACCCGCGGTGCCATGGCGGGCAATCGCGAAATCATCGAAGTTCTGCATTTCGTCGGCGCCGCGGACCAATTCATCTCGCGGCAATTCCAGAGCCATTTTTTCCGGCTCGGATTGCGCGGCGGCGGCATCGGCGGGGGCTCGGCCATTCTGGTCTTTCTGGTGCTCGGCACTCTATCGTCCTGGTGGCGGGCGACGCCGGGCGGCGACCAGATCGAAGCCATGTTCGGCAGTTTCGGGTTGGAGTTGAAAGGCTATGTTTTGATCGCGCTCATCGCAGCGGGCATCGCGGTGACGACAGGTTTCGTATCGCGGGTCATCGTGTTCCGGCATTTGCGGCGGCTGTCTTAG
- the ftsE gene encoding cell division ATP-binding protein FtsE codes for MVRFENVGLRYGMGAEILKDISFSIERQTFQFLTGPSGAGKTTLLRLILLSLRPTRGLINLFGHDAAQLDKDTITSLRRRIGVVFQDFRLLDHLTTYENVALPLRVQGREEATYRAEVIELLRWVGLGDRMHILPAVLSGGEKQRAAIARALIVRPELLLADEPTGNVDPTLARRLLRLFTELHKSGTSVVIATHDLALMDQFEGARRLVLGDSRLHIYE; via the coding sequence GTGGTCCGATTCGAAAATGTTGGCCTTCGCTATGGGATGGGCGCTGAGATCCTCAAGGATATCAGCTTCTCCATCGAGCGGCAGACGTTCCAGTTCCTGACCGGGCCTTCAGGCGCCGGCAAGACGACCTTGCTGCGCCTCATTCTCCTGTCGCTTCGGCCGACGCGCGGCCTGATCAATCTGTTCGGACATGATGCCGCCCAGCTCGACAAGGACACGATCACGAGTCTGCGCCGCCGTATCGGCGTCGTGTTTCAGGATTTCCGCCTGCTCGACCATTTGACGACTTACGAAAATGTCGCTCTGCCTTTGCGCGTGCAGGGCCGCGAGGAAGCGACCTATCGCGCCGAGGTGATCGAGCTTCTGCGGTGGGTCGGGCTCGGCGATCGCATGCATATTCTGCCGGCGGTTTTGTCGGGCGGCGAAAAGCAGCGCGCGGCGATCGCGCGGGCTTTGATCGTGCGGCCGGAACTTCTTCTGGCCGACGAGCCGACCGGCAACGTCGATCCGACTTTGGCGCGCCGCCTGTTGCGGCTCTTCACCGAGCTGCATAAGTCCGGCACGTCGGTTGTCATCGCCACGCATGATTTGGCTTTGATGGATCAGTTCGAAGGTGCACGGAGGCTCGTCCTCGGCGACAGCCGCCTGCACATCTATGAATGA
- a CDS encoding DUF3426 domain-containing protein — translation MLIDCPGCAKSYHIGRAALGPRGRNVACPQCLTSWFVTPDAKGIADRGLNEAEDDFGALEINAEAISERAREPTYEELYGPTVKSEERIVPMPQRRMPRPSHGAMTIFAVLALAVGVIGLRATIVRFWPQAAGIYAAAGLPVNERGLDLKHLQVNLVHNGTQALLVVDGEIANKRSGDTPVPKIKLAVRDAAGHEIYTWDEASPKPRLRSGETIAFRARLVAPPAEGHDIFVRFAAAEPR, via the coding sequence ATGTTGATCGATTGTCCCGGTTGCGCAAAATCCTACCACATCGGCCGTGCCGCGCTTGGCCCGCGCGGCAGAAATGTGGCCTGCCCGCAATGCCTGACAAGCTGGTTTGTCACGCCTGACGCTAAAGGCATCGCCGATCGCGGGCTCAATGAGGCCGAAGATGACTTCGGCGCGCTGGAAATCAATGCGGAAGCGATCAGCGAACGCGCCAGAGAGCCGACCTATGAAGAGCTCTACGGACCAACGGTCAAATCGGAAGAACGCATCGTGCCGATGCCGCAAAGGCGCATGCCGCGGCCATCGCACGGGGCCATGACGATCTTCGCGGTTTTGGCCCTGGCCGTGGGTGTGATCGGCTTGCGTGCCACAATCGTCAGGTTTTGGCCGCAGGCGGCCGGGATTTATGCCGCTGCCGGTCTGCCGGTCAATGAACGCGGGCTCGATCTCAAGCATTTGCAGGTCAATCTCGTCCATAACGGAACCCAGGCGCTTCTCGTGGTCGATGGCGAGATCGCCAATAAGCGGAGCGGCGACACCCCCGTCCCGAAGATCAAGCTCGCCGTGCGCGACGCCGCGGGTCATGAAATCTACACATGGGACGAGGCCTCGCCGAAGCCCAGGCTCCGGAGCGGCGAGACCATCGCCTTCCGGGCGAGACTCGTGGCGCCGCCGGCGGAAGGTCATGATATTTTCGTCCGTTTCGCAGCGGCGGAGCCGCGCTAG
- the ftsY gene encoding signal recognition particle-docking protein FtsY, whose amino-acid sequence MREGLARSSGSIGTGLVEIFTKRKLDDAMLEDLEDILIRADLGTATATKITKAVAKGRYDKTVDVDDVKAILASEVEQVLAPVALPLIVAPDKKPFVILIVGVNGSGKTTTIGKLALKFRQEGKNVMLAAGDTFRAAAIEQLRIWGERLGCSIIARDQGSDAAGLAFDAIKAAQDQQADVLLMDTAGRLQNRTELMAELEKIIRVMKKVDATAPHAVLLVLDATVGQNAMTQVEIFGRVAGVTGLVMTKLDGTARGGILVAVAEKFQLPVHFIGVGETAEDLEPFEARDFARAIAGIED is encoded by the coding sequence CTGCGCGAAGGGCTTGCCCGTTCCTCCGGCTCGATCGGCACCGGTCTCGTCGAGATCTTCACCAAGCGCAAGCTCGACGACGCCATGCTGGAGGATCTCGAAGATATCCTGATCCGCGCCGATCTCGGCACGGCGACCGCGACAAAGATCACCAAAGCCGTTGCCAAGGGCCGCTACGACAAGACGGTCGATGTCGATGACGTAAAGGCCATTTTGGCGAGCGAAGTCGAACAGGTCTTGGCGCCCGTCGCGCTGCCGCTTATCGTCGCTCCGGACAAAAAGCCTTTCGTCATTCTGATTGTCGGCGTGAACGGCTCGGGCAAGACGACGACCATCGGCAAGCTTGCGTTGAAATTTCGCCAGGAAGGCAAAAACGTGATGCTCGCGGCGGGCGATACGTTTCGCGCCGCGGCGATCGAGCAATTGCGCATCTGGGGCGAGCGGCTCGGCTGTAGCATCATCGCGCGCGATCAAGGCAGCGACGCGGCCGGCCTTGCCTTCGATGCGATCAAGGCGGCGCAGGACCAACAGGCCGACGTGCTTTTGATGGACACCGCAGGCCGTCTGCAAAACCGCACCGAACTGATGGCGGAACTCGAAAAGATCATCCGTGTCATGAAAAAGGTCGATGCCACGGCGCCGCATGCCGTGCTGCTCGTGCTCGATGCGACCGTCGGGCAAAATGCCATGACCCAGGTCGAGATTTTCGGACGCGTCGCAGGCGTGACTGGCCTCGTCATGACCAAGCTCGACGGAACCGCGCGCGGCGGCATTTTGGTCGCCGTCGCGGAGAAATTTCAATTGCCGGTGCATTTCATCGGCGTCGGCGAGACGGCGGAGGACCTCGAACCGTTCGAAGCCCGCGATTTCGCCCGCGCCATTGCCGGAATCGAAGATTAA
- a CDS encoding DUF1330 domain-containing protein, giving the protein MATRDEPACYLEPTQEAGRAFFMRGIKGEVVMLNLLRFRDVADYSANPELAPPTPISGAEAYDRYIAHTLPYLKKSGGDLLFMGTGGQFLIGPDDESWDLALLVRQRSVESFMAFAADEAYLAGLGHRTAAVADTRLLPLVAQSPSFL; this is encoded by the coding sequence GTGGCGACCAGAGACGAACCGGCTTGCTATCTCGAACCGACGCAAGAGGCCGGACGCGCATTTTTCATGCGCGGGATCAAAGGCGAGGTCGTCATGTTGAATCTCCTCCGCTTTCGCGACGTCGCGGACTATTCCGCAAATCCGGAGCTGGCGCCGCCGACGCCGATCAGCGGCGCCGAAGCCTATGATCGATACATCGCCCATACATTGCCCTATCTCAAGAAGAGCGGCGGCGATCTCCTGTTCATGGGGACCGGCGGCCAATTCCTCATAGGCCCGGATGACGAAAGCTGGGACCTGGCGTTGCTGGTCCGTCAAAGAAGCGTGGAGTCCTTCATGGCTTTCGCGGCGGACGAAGCTTATCTTGCAGGGCTTGGTCATCGCACCGCCGCTGTGGCAGACACAAGACTTCTTCCCCTTGTCGCTCAGTCTCCGAGCTTTCTCTGA